From the Solanum lycopersicum chromosome 10, SLM_r2.1 genome, one window contains:
- the LOC101267453 gene encoding TPR repeat-containing thioredoxin TTL1-like yields MSGSRRKRAGGRSTADEECRDGGGSASVSGYSSSSSATVYPEQLSPAVLNKIGNNCLVNRDYNEALRYYEEAIAITPDDCKLHCNRAGALIGLMRYPEAMAEFELAINLAPRRYQPRHDFGLWLLSLGQVENATDHLYFLGHKPDEATSQKLEAVKEHINKCTEARRVEDWATMKIESKAAFTSGADSSPQLFACRAEAHLKLNDIEYAETWIYIARMHKPFTARQSKIFGMVSEAYVFFVQAQIHSSVGKFAAAVTAIEKAAQIDNQNDEVTDELENIRLVVEAHKHGDEHFCSERYEQACTSYGEGLWVDPSNPVLYYNRAACWSKLGEWEKSLADSNRALLYWPQYAKALHLRAASNIKLKRWADAVRDYEILRQELPRDREVAANLSHARVELRREAPEGKVELVSDVEKFQAVIASGESVVYFNELTNPEYAWMSSVMDTLSAKYPSVIFLKVVVEQSRAAAENITTLPRFRLYKDGSRVGTATLDVLEIMIKDNLIDPI; encoded by the exons ATGTCGGGTTCTAGAAGAAAGAGGGCGGGTGGTAGGTCTACAGCTGATGAGGAATGTAGAGATGGGGGAGGATCGGCATCGGTATCTGGTTACAGTTCAAGTAGTTCTGCTACTGTTTATCCGGAGCAGTTGAGTCCGGCAGTGTTGAATAAGATAGGGAATAATTGTTTGGTGAATAGAGATTATAATGAAGCTTTGAGATATTATGAAGAAGCTATTGCAATTACTCCGGACGATTGTAAATTACATTGTAATAGAGCTGGTGCGTTGATTGGTCTGATGCGATATCCGGAAGCAATGGCGGAATTTGAATTAGCTATTAATTTGGCTCCAAGACGTTATCAACCACGCCACGATTTCGGACTTTGGTTACTTTC TTTAGGACAGGTTGAAAATGCAACAGATCACTTATATTTCCTGGGTCACAAACCAGATGAAGCAACGTCGCAGAAGTTGGAGGCAGTGAAGGAACATATCAACAAATGCACTGAAGCCCGGAGAGTTGAAGATTGGGCGACTATGAAAATAGAATCTAAGGCAGCATTTACTTCTGGAGCTGATTCATCTCCTCAG CTATTTGCATGTCGAGCGGAAGCTCATTTGAAGCTAAACGACATAGAGTATGCTGAAACGTGGATTTATATAGCTAGGATGCATAAGCCATTCACAGCACGACAGTCAAAAATTTTTGGAATGGTCTCTGAAGCATACGTATTCTTTGTCCAAGCTCAGATTCACAGCAGTGTTGGAAA GTTTGCTGCTGCGGTTACTGCCATTGAAAAAGCTGCACAAATTGATAATCAAAATGATGAAGTTACTGATGAACTCGAAAACATTAGGCTGGTGGTTGAAGCTCATAAACATGGCGACGAGCATTTTTGTTCCGAAAGATATGAACAAGCTTGTACTTCTTATGGGGAAGGGCTCTGGGTTGATCCTTCAAATCCAGTTCTCTACTACAATAGAGCAGCTTGCTGGTCTAAACTTGGAGAGTGGGAAAAATCTCTGGCTGATAGCAACCGTGCTCTCCTATACTGGCCACAATATGCTAAAGCTCTACACCTAAGAGCTGCCTCAAATATCAAG CTGAAAAGATGGGCTGATGCTGTGAGAGATTATGAGATTCTGCGGCAGGAACTTCCACGTGACCGAGAGGTTGCTGCAAATTTATCCCATGCCCGAGTTGAGTTACGCAGAGAAGCTCCAGAGGGGAAGGTGGAGTTGGTTTCAGATGTTGAGAAGTTCCAGGCTGTGATTGCATCTG GTGAATCTGTGGTCTATTTCAATGAATTAACCAACCCAGAATACGCATGGATGTCCTCGGTCATGGATACCTTGAGCGCCAAATATCCTTCAGTAATTTTTCTCAAG GTGGTCGTGGAACAGAGCCGAGCTGCAGCAGAGAACATTACAACACTACCTAGGTTTAGGCTTTACAAGGATGGTAGTCGTGTGGGTACCGCAACTTTAGATGTGTTGGAGATCATGATTAAGGACAACCTCATCGATCCCATCTAG
- the LOC101262864 gene encoding uncharacterized protein, protein MASPNPHSSPPVAVDQRRLQFTPVDLPLTPPMADAIPEGIVDLTSLTEASTGEKRKREGRLRSRVWQHFTKLIKEDGTCDKCKCNHCHKIFTSSTRSGTTHLLRHISEGICPAFKKVKKENSPSIFSYIGGSIDRKVGINPWKFDQELGQASFEQSIDAHDDLLPLGLDDIERQTCTASESDYVSQASMPVFSKLPQQPAVKSHPISEPWMTELKACVGKLVELTNGGVSKPTSADNKTCVAVTTPDLSITSVVKCLNEMEDIPQSSAMYLDALDLVRDPEERECFICLNPEPRRRWLQRMLHRRFPLRYSTDV, encoded by the exons ATGGCGTCTCCAAACCCTCACAGTTCGCCGCCCGTCGCCGTTGACCAACGCCGCCTTCAATTTACTCCGGTTGATTTACCTCTCACTCCGCCG ATGGCAGATGCTATTCCTGAGGGTATTGTAGATCTAACCAGTCTGACTGAAGCAAGCACAGGCGAGAAGcgaaaaagagaaggaagatTAAGATCTAGAGTTTGGCAACACTTTACAAAGCTAATAAAGGAGGATGGAACTTGTGACAAATGCAAGTGTAATCATTGCCACAAAATTTTCACTTCTTCAACCCGAAGTGGAACAACTCATTTGCTTCGTCATATAAGTGAAGGAATATGCCCAGCATTTAAGAAAGTCAAAAAGGAGAACTCACCATCAATTTTCAGCTATATAGGTGGTAGCATAGACCGAAAAGTTGGTATTAACCCTTGGAAGTTTGATCAAGAACTAGGTCAAGCATCTTTTGAACAGTCAATTGACGCTCACGATGACTTGTTGCCATTGGGGTTAGATGATATTGAACGTCAAACATGCACTGCATCAGAAAGTGATTATGTCAGCCAAGCATCAATGCCTGTATTTTCAAAACTTCCTCAACAACCTGCTGTGAAGTCCCATCCTATTTCAGAACCATGGATGACTGAGTTGAAGGCTTGTGTAGGTAAACTCGTTGAACTCACAAACGGAGGAGTTTCAAAGCCTACTAGCGCAGATAACAAGACTTGTGTAGCTGTTACTACTCCCGATCTCTCTATAACTTCTGTTGTTAAGTGCTTGAATGAGATGGAGGATATCCCACAATCAAGTGCAATGTATTTAGATGCTTTGGATCTCGTAAGGGATCCAGAAGAACGAGAGTGTTTCATCTGTTTAAACCCAGAGCCGCGTAGGAGATGGCTGCAAAGGATGTTGCACCGTCGCTTCCCCTTGCGCTATAGCACTGATGTTTGA
- the LOC101263164 gene encoding multiple organellar RNA editing factor 8, chloroplastic/mitochondrial — MATRYLTRSLLTTLSRSYTTLSLSTPLPSSFSLLRFRPLIAVAANLRTFTPATLTAATSFRGFATRQTSSSLNDPNPNWSNRPPKETILLDGCDFEHWLVVMEKPEGDPTRDEIIDSYIKTLATIVGSEEEARMKIYSVSTRHYFAFGALVSEELSYKLKELPKVRWVLPDSYLDVKNKDYGGEPFINGQAVPYDPKYHEEWVRNNARANERNRRNDRPRNFDRSRNFERRREMQNPGSSMGGGPPNMRNAPPPNMGGMQQQQQPNMGGMQQQQPNMGGMHQQQQPNMGGMHQPGMGGPPPNYGGGPPRNYGGAPPNNYGGAPNNQYNGGPNNGGGMPYQTGPGPNQNYASGGNHYQNPNMPPPSQNYAPNTPGGNLHQNQNMPGRDPNYQ; from the exons ATGGCGACTCGTTATCTTACTCGTTCTCTACTCACTACTCTCTCTCGCTCATACActactctttctctctctacaccTCTTCcatcttctttctctctcctccGTTTTCGTCCTCTCATCGCCGTCGCAGCGAATCTTCGAACATTTACTCCGGCGACGTTAACGGCGGCGACGTCGTTTAGAGGTTTCGCGACTCGTCAAACGTCGTCGTCGTTGAATGACCCGAACCCGAACTGGTCTAATCGTCCACCGAAGGAGACGATTTTGCTTGATGGATGTGATTTTGAGCACTGGCTTGTTGTGATGGAGAAGCCTGAAGGTGATCCTACAAGAGATGAGATTATTGATAGTTACATCAAAACTCTTGCTACGATTGTCGGAAG TGAGGAGGAAGCAAGAATGAAGATCTACTCTGTCTCGACAAGACATTACTTTGCATTTGGAGCTCTTGTATCCGAAGAACTTTCTTACAAGCTCAAAG AATTGCCGAAGGTTAGATGGGTGCTTCCTGATTCCTACCTGGATgttaaaaataaagattatgGAG GAGAACCTTTTATTAATGGGCAGGCTGTACCCTATGACCCGAAATACCACGAGGAGTGGGTGAGGAACAATGCCCGAGCTAATGAGAGAAACAGACGTAATGACCGACCTCGTAACTTTGATAGATCCAGAAATTTTGAGAGAAGAAGAGAGATGCAGAACCCTGGATCCAGTATGGGTGGTGGACCTCCCAATATGAGAAATGCTCCACCCCCTAACATGGGTGGaatgcagcagcagcagcaaccTAACATGGGCGGAATGCAGCAGCAGCAACCTAACATGGGAGGTATGCACCAGCAACAGCAGCCCAACATGGGCGGGATGCACCAGCCTGGCATGGGAGGGCCACCGCCTAACTATGGTGGAGGGCCTCCCAGAAACTATGGTGGAGCACCTCCCAATAACTATGGTGGAGCACCAAACAATCAATATAATGGTGGACCAAACAATGGGGGCGGCATGCCTTACCAAACAGGTCCAGGACCAAACCAGAACTATGCATCTGGTGGAAACCATTATCAGAACCCAAATATGCCCCCTCCAAGTCAGAACTATGCTCCGAATACGCCTGGTGGAAACCTTCATCAGAATCAAAACATGCCTGGAAGAGATCCAAATTATCAATAG
- the LOC101262359 gene encoding probable beta-1,3-galactosyltransferase 14 — MPSNPKIFTARSSYSHFYHSRRSKILILCCLIGFAGFLFGFIAISRRGFGDSCKYAEPRSVSVAWDRNVMSREENGIGVTGGGYKRHKVMGFVGIQTGFGSVARRRSLRRTWFPSDHNGLQKLEEATGLAFRFVIGRTSDKSKMSALKKEVAEYDDFVLLDIEEEYSKLPYKTLAFFKAAYALYDSEFYVKADDDIYLRPDRLSLLLAKERSHSQTYLGCMKKGPVFTDPKLKWYEPLSSILGKEYFLHAYGPIYALSADVVASLVALRNNSFRMFSNEDVTIGAWMLAMNVDHENNKQLCQPECTESSIAVWDIPKCSGLCNPEKKMLELHANDVCSKSPTLPSEDD; from the exons ATGCCTTCAAACCCAAAAATTTTCACTGCTAGATCATCCTATTCGCACTTTTACCATTCCCGTAGATCGAAAATCTTGATTCTATGTTGTCTAATTGGTTTTGCTGGGTTTTTGTTCGGGTTTATTGCGATTTCGAGGAGGGGTTTTGGTGACAGCTGTAAATATGCTGAACCCAGATCTGTTTCAGTTGCTTGGGATAGGAATGTGATGAGTAGGGAAGAAAATGGGATTGGGGTTACTGGTGGAGGGTATAAGAGGCATAAAGTGATGGGTTTTGTTGGAATTCAGACTGGGTTTGGATCGGTTGCTCGCCGGAGATCGTTGCGCCGGACTTGGTTTCCATCTGATCACAATGGGCTTCAAAa GTTAGAAGAAGCCACTGGCTTGGCTTTTAGATTTGTTATTGGCAGAACAAGTGATAAATCCAAGATGTCAGCACTTAAGAAAGAGGTAGCAGAATATGATGATTTTGTACTATTGGACATTGAAGAAGAGTACAGTAAGCTCCCATACAAAAC ATTAGCCTTTTTCAAGGCGGCCTATGCACTTTATGATTCCGAGTTCTATGTTAAAGCTGATGATGACATATATTTACGGCCAG ATCGCCTTTCATTACTCTTGGCCAAAGAGCGGTCTCACTCACAAACATACCTTGGATGTATGAAAAAGGGTCCAGTTTTCACTGACCCCAAGCTCAAATG GTATGAACCACTTTCATCTATTCTGGGGAAGGAGTATTTTCTGCATGCTTATGGTCCTATTTATGCTCTTTCTGCTGATGTTGTTGCAAGTTTGGTTGCCCTGAGGAACAACAG TTTCCGAATGTTTAGCAATGAGGATGTTACCATTGGAGCCTGGATGCTTGCAATGAATGTCGATCATGAGAATAATAAGCAACTATGTCAACCAGAGTGTACAGAATCATCTATTGCTGTGTGGGATATTCCAAAGTGTTCAG GTCTGTGTAATCCCGAGAAGAAAATGTTGGAACTCCATGCAAACGATGTCTGCTCAAAGAGTCCAACTCTACCATCAGAAGATGATTGA
- the LOC101267166 gene encoding inactive TPR repeat-containing thioredoxin TTL3-like: protein MWGSKKKSDSEKGSSSSADQMRFEEGDPRILKLGSPVSTLRSGMSSSNTTSTSGSSASGSGRNVSSSSSSGSNRIKIVPPGNICPSGNVITGMRCKPERTVLNDSKMIPGIYGYGSIMPGGAMQRTRCAEELNTQANEIYRKGNFAEALSLYDKAIAISPRDGRFHCNRAAALMGLKRIIEAVKECEEAIRLSPAYVRAHQRLGTLLLCLGQVENAREYLHCLDQKPDQATLEKLQAVEEHIGKCAVARRSEDWTTMLKKAVAATTSGADASPQLFACQAEAHLKLHQLKDAELWIYKARTYELSATECRSKIFGMLSEAYIFFVQAQIDSSLGKFDDACTAIERAARIDLQSAEVTGKLKNMRLVGKARTHGNEHFNAKRYAQACTAYGEGILLDSSNSVLYYNRANCWFKLGEWEKSLDDCTHALLIRPQYTKALFRKAASNIKLERWADAVRDYEILRQELPSNEEVAENLSHARAELRKSRREGNGKVELVSDLDKFRAAIASGASVVCFDELSKPQGTWMSSVMDNLSAKYRSVIFLKVDMEQSPAIATAEKVTVAPTFKLYKDGNRQVDTVTAIPDFLDFLIKDTLLDPI from the exons atgtggGGTTCTAAAAAGAAGAGTGATTCTGAAAAGGGTTCAAGCTCTTCAGCTGATCAGATGAGATTTGAGGAAGGCGATCCTCGAATACTGAAACTGGGTTCACCTGTTTCAACATTAAGGAGTGGAATGAGTTCTAGTAATACAACGAGCACTTCGGGTTCATCTGCATCGGGATCAGGTCGGAATGTGAGTTCTTCGAGTTCGTCGGGTTCAAACAGAATTAAAATAGTTCCCCCCGGCAATATTTGCCCGTCCGGTAACGTGATAACTGGGATGCGTTGTAAGCCGGAAAGGACTGTGTTAAATGACAGTAAGATGATACCCGGAATTTACGGCTATGGAAGCATAATGCCTGGTGGTGCAATGCAGAGAACCCGTTGTGCGGAGGAGTTGAATACACAAGCGAATGAGATTTACAGGAAGGGTAATTTTGCAGAAGCGTTGAGTCTTTATGATAAAGCTATAGCAATTTCTCCGCGCGATGGTAGATTTCATTGTAATCGAGCTGCTGCGTTAATGGGTCTTAAGCGAATAATTGAAGCAGTGAAGGAATGTGAAGAAGCCATTAGATTATCTCCAGCATATGTTCGAGCACACCAGCGTTTGGGAACTTTGCTACTTTG TTTAGGACAGGTTGAAAATGCAAGGGAGTACTTACATTGCCTGGATCAGAAACCAGATCAAGCCACGTTGGAGAAGTTGCAGGCAGTGGAGGAACATATCGGCAAATGCGCTGTAGCCCGGAGATCTGAAGATTGGACGACTATGTTAAAAAAAGCTGTTGCAGCAACTACTTCTGGAGCTGATGCGTCTCCTCAG CTGTTTGCATGTCAAGCGGAAGCTCATTTGAAGCTGCACCAATTAAAGGATGCAGAATTGTGGATTTATAAAGCTAGGACGTATGAGCTATCTGCCACAGAATGCCGGTCAAAAATTTTTGGAATGCTCTCTGAAGCATACATATTCTTTGTCCAAGCTCAGATTGACAGCAGTCTTGGAAA GTTTGATGATGCGTGTACTGCCATTGAAAGAGCTGCAAGAATTGATCTTCAAAGTGCTGAAGTTACTGGTAAACTCAAAAACATGAGGCTGGTGGGTAAAGCTCGTACTCATGGCAACGAGCATTTTAATGCTAAAAGATATGCACAAGCTTGTACTGCTTATGGGGAAGGGATCTTGCTTGATTCTTCAAATTCAGTTCTCTACTACAATAGAGCAAATTGCTGGTTTAAACTTGGAGAGTGGGAAAAATCTTTGGATGATTGCACCCATGCTCTCCTTATCCGGCCACAATATACTAAAGCTCTTTTTCGAAAAGCTGCCTCAAATATCAAG CTGGAAAGATGGGCTGATGCTGTGAGAGATTATGAGATTCTGCGGCAGGAACTCCCAAGTAACGAAGAGGTTGCTGAAAATTTATCCCATGCCCGAGCTGAATTAAGGAAGTCACGCAGAGAAGGTAATGGCAAGGTGGAGTTGGTTTCAGATCTTGACAAGTTCCGGGCTGCGATTGCATCTG GTGCATCTGTGGTCTGTTTTGATGAATTATCCAAACCACAAGGAACGTGGATGTCCTCGGTCATGGATAACTTGAGCGCCAAATATCGTTCAGTAATTTTTCTCAAG GTGGACATGGAACAGAGCCCAGCAATTGCTACAGCAGAGAAAGTTACAGTAGCACCTACATTTAAGCTTTACAAGGATGGCAATCGTCAGGTGGATACGGTTACTGCAATTCCAGATTTTTTGGATTTCTTGATTAAGGACACCCTCTTAGATCCCATCTAG